One part of the Eptesicus fuscus isolate TK198812 chromosome 20, DD_ASM_mEF_20220401, whole genome shotgun sequence genome encodes these proteins:
- the GPATCH8 gene encoding G patch domain-containing protein 8 isoform X2: MGMGRMEMELDYAEDATERRRVLEVEKEDTEELRQKYKDYVDKEKAIAKALEDLRANFYCELCDKQYQKHQEFDNHINSYDHAHKQRLKDLKQREFARNVSSRSRKDEKKQEKALRRLHELAEQRKQAECAPGSGPMFRPTTVAIDEEGGDDDKDESATNSGISVPATCGLGSECSTDKGGPFTAVQITTTTGLAPAPGLVSQGVSFGIKNNLGTPLQKLGVSFSFAKKAPVKLESIASVFKDHAEEGNSEDGTKADEKGSDQGLQKVGDSDASSNLDGKKEDEDPQDGGSLASTLSKLKRMKREEGAGATEPEYYHYIPPAHCKVKPNFPFLLFMRASEQMEGDNNTHPKNALESKKSNSPKPKRFSKVAASQGEKTVSEVSEQQAETSVAEPSEPGSKAETKKASGGDISEQSIESQSQKSSGIQICESNPSKETSQTTPPGKESREGPKHPTGPFFPVLSKDESTALQWPSELLIFTKAEPSISYSCNPLYFDFKLSRNKDARAKGTEKPKDIGGSSKAHLHGLDPGESNKSKEGGEKAEHSSGDRMDAPASGSSCRGLNKQEPGGNHGSETEDTGRSLPGKKERSGKSHRHKKKKKHKKSSKHKRKHKADPEDKSSKVESGEKSKKRKKRKRKKNKSAPADSERGPKPEPPGSGSPAPPRRRRRAQDDSQRRSLPGEEGSSGKKDEGGGGGSSQDHGGRKHKGEPPTSSCQRRASTKRSSRSSHRSRPSSGDEDSDDVSSRRLHQKSPSQYSEEEEEEEEEDSGSEHSHSRSRSGRRHSSHRSSQRSYSSSSEASSDQSCYSRQHSYSDDSYSDYSDRSRRHSKRSHDSDDSDYTSSKHRSKRHKYSSSDDYSLSCSQSRSRSRSHTRDRSRSRGRSRSSSCSRSRSKRRSRSTTAHSWQRSRSYSRDRSRSTRSPSQRSGSRKGSWGHESPEERRSGRRDFIRSKIYRSQSPHYFRSGRGEGHEKKEDGRGDDSKGTGLPAQNSNVGTGRGSESDCSPEDKNSLTAKLLLEKIQSRKVERKPSVSEEVLATPNKAGLKLKDPPQGYFGPKLPPSLGNKPVLPLIGKLPATRKPNTKKCEESGLERGEEQEQSETEEGPPGNSDAAFGHQYPSAETAGSLSDPPPEEPKSEEATTANHPVAPLGTPVHSDCYPGDPAISHNYLPDPSDGDTLESLDSGSQPGPVESSLLPIVPELEHFSSYAPPSGEPSIESADGAEDASLAPLESQPITFTPEEMEKYSKLQQAAQQHIQQQLLAKQVKAFPASAALAPATPALQPIHIQQPATASATSITTVQHAILQHHAAAAAAAIGIHPHPHPQPLAQVHHIPQPHLTPISLSHLTHSIIPGHPATFLASHPIHIIPASAIHPGPFTFHPVPHAALYPTLLAPRPAAAAATALHLHPLLHPIFSGQDLQHPPGHGT, translated from the exons CTCGATTATGCCGAAGATGCTACCGAACGGCGCCGTGTCCTAGAAGTGGAAAAAGAAGACACAGAAGAATTAAGACAGAAGTACAAG GATTATGTTGACAAAGAGAAGGCAATTGCTAAAGCGTTGGAAGACCTCAGAGCCAACTTTTACTGTGAACTCTGTGATAAGCAATATCAGAAACATCAGGAGTTTGACAACCATATCAATTCCTATGATCATGCACACAAACAG AGATTGAAAGATCTCAAGCAGAGAGAGTTTGCTCGAAATGTTTCTTCGAGATCCCGCAAGGAtgagaagaaacaggaaaaagcCCTTCGGCGTCTCCATGAGTTGGCAGAGCAAAGAAAACAAGCTGAATG TGCACCTGGAAGTGGTCCTATGTTCAGACCAACCACAGTGGCTATAGATGAAGAAGGTGGAGATGATGATAAAGATGAATCAGCTACAAATAGTGGCATAAGTGTCCCTGCCACTTGTGGACTAGGATCTGAATGCTCCACAGACAAAGGAGGCCCTTTCACTGCAGTACAAATCACTACTACCACTGGACTGGCACCGGCTCCTGGCTTAGTCTCCCAAGGTGTCAGCTTTGGCATTAAGAATAACCTGGGTACCCCGTTGCAAAAATTGGGAGTGTCATTTTCCTTTGCCAAGAAAGCTCCTGTCAAACTCGAATCAATAGCATCAGTTTTCAAGGACCACGCAGAGGAAGGGAACTCTGAAGATGGAACAAAAGCTGATGAGAAGGGTTCTGACCAAGGACTGCAGAAGGTGGGAGATTCTGATGCTAGTAGTAATCTCGATGGCAAAAAAGAGGACGAAGACCCTCAGGATGGAGGGTCCCTTGCCTCAACATTATCTAAGTTAAAAAGAATGAAGCGAGAAGAAGGAGCTGGGGCAACAGAGCCAGAGTATTACCACTACATCCCCCCAGCACACTGCAAAGTAAAACCTaattttcccttcctcctctttatGAGAGCTAGTGAACAAATGGAAGGTGATAATAATACACACCCAAAGAATGCCCTAGAGAGCAAAAAAAGCAATTCTCCCAAGCCTAAACGCTTCAGCAAGGTGGCAGCAAGCCAAGGAGAAAAGACTGTTAGTGAAGTCTCGGAGCAGCAGGCGGAAACCAGTGTGGCTGAGCCCTCAGAACCTGGAAGCAAAGCTGAAACAAAGAAGGCTTCAGGAGGAGACATAAGTGAGCAGAGTATAGAGAGTCAGAGTCAGAAGTCTTCAGGTATCCAGATTTGTGAGTCTAACCCTTCTAAAGAAACCTCTCAGACCACCCCACCAGGGAAAGAAAGCCGTGAGGGACCCAAACATCCTACTGGTCCCTTCTTTCCAGTCTTGAGCAAAGATGAAAGCACTGCCCTCCAGTGGCCATCAGAACTATTAATTTTCACCAAGGCAGAACCCTCCATTTCATACAGTTGTAACCCTTTATACTTTGACTTTAAACTTTCAAGGAACAAAGATGCCAGAGCTAAAGGGACAGAAAAACCAAAGGACATAGGaggctcctcaaaggcccatctCCACGGCCTTGATCCTGGTGAGTCAAATAAAagtaaggaaggaggagagaaagcagaACATTCCTCAGGAGATAGAATGGATGCACCTGCTTCAGGATCTTCCTGTCGCGGCCTGAATAAGCAGGAGCCTGGTGGCAACCATGGATCAGAAacagaagacacagggagaagccTTCCTGGCAAGAAAGAACGATCTGGGAAGTCCCACcgacacaaaaagaaaaagaaacacaaaaaatcCAGCAAACACAAACGGAAACACAAGGCTGACCCAGAAGACAAAAGCTCTAAGGTGGAATCTGGGGAGAAGTCTAAGAAGCGCAAGAAACGAAAACGAAAGAAGAATAAGTCAGCCCCGGCAGATTCTGAACGGGGACCCAAACCAGAACCCCCTGGGAGTGGTAGCCCTGCACCACCAAGAAGACGGCGGCGAGCCCAAGATGATTCCCAGCGGAGATCCCTCCCAGGTGAAGAAGGGAGCAGTGGCAAGAAGGatgaaggtggaggtggtggcAGCTCTCAAGATCATGGTGGGAGGAAACATAAAGGTGAACCTCCGACTTCATCCTGCCAGCGAAGAGCTAGCACCAAACGGAGCAGCCGGTCCAGCCATCGGAGTCGACCCAGCAGTGGAGATGAGGATAGTGATGATGTTTCATCACGCCGGCTGCACCAGAAGTCTCCATCCCAGtacagtgaggaggaggaggaggaggaagaggaagactcGGGCAGTGAGCATTCCCATAGCCGCTCACGGTCTGGCCGGCGCCATTCCTCACACCGTTCCTCCCAGCGTTCTTACTCAAGTAGCTCAGAGGCTTCTTCAGACCAGAGCTGCTATAGTAGGCAGCACAGTTATTCTGATGACAGCTATAGTGACTACAGTGACCGATCACGAAGGCACTCAAAGCGCTCCCATGACTCTGATGACTCAGACTACACCAGCTCCAAGCACCGGTCCAAACGGCACAAATACTCCTCTTCCGATGACTATAGCCTCAGTTGCAGCCAGTCCCGAAGCCGGTCTCGGAGTCATACCAGAGACCGCTCAAGATCCCGGGGCCGCAGCCGCAGCAGTAGTTGCAGCCGCAGCCGGAGCAAACGGAGAAGCCGTAGTACCACAGCCCATAGCTGGCAGCGAAGCCGGAGCTATAGCCGGGACCGCAGCCGCAGCACCAGAAGCCCTTCCCAGAGATCAGGCTCTAGGAAAGGATCATGGGGTCACGAGAGCCCTGAGGAGAGGCGTTCTGGTCGTCGAGACTTCATTCGCTCTAAAATCTACCGCTCCCAGTCTCCTCATTATTTCCGATCAGGTCGGGGAGAAGGCCATGAGAAAAAGGAAGATGGCAGAGGAGATGATAGTAAAGGGACAGGCCTACCCGCTCAGAACAGCAATGTTGGCACAGGAAGGGGATCAGAGAGTGACTGCAGCCCTGAAGATAAGAACTCTCTCACTGCCAAACTTCTACTGGAGAAGATCCAGTCAAGGAAAGTGGAGAGGAAACCCAGTGTAAGTGAGGAGGTGCTGGCCACCCCAAATAAAGCTGGGCTCAAGCTCAAGGACCCGCCACAAGGTTACTTTGGGCCCAAGCTCCCCCCCTCTCTTGGCAATAAGCCTGTCCTTCCACTGATAGGGAAACTCCCAGCTACCCGAAAGCCCAACACCAAGAAATGTGAAGAGTCTGGCTTAGAAAGAGGGGAGGAGCAAGAACAGTCAGAGACAGAAGAAGGGCCTCCAGGGAATAGTGATGCCGCCTTTGGACATCAGTACCCCTCAGCGGAAACAGCTGGCTCCTTATCAGACCCACCTCCAGAAGAGCCAAAATCTGAAGAAGCTACTACTGCTAATCACCCTGTGGCTCCACTAGGCACCCCAGTGCACTCTGATTGCTATCCTGGGGACCCAGCCATCTCCCATAACTACCTCCCTGACCCCAGCGATGGGGACACCCTAGAATCCTTGGATAGTGGCAGTCAACCAGGCCCTGTGGAATCTAGCTTGCTGCCAATAGTGCCGGAACTTGAGCACTTCTCCAGTTATGCACCTCCCAGTGGGGAGCCTAGTATTGAGTCAGCTGATGGGGCAGAGGATGCTTCCCTGGCCCCCCTGGAAAGCCAGCCCATCACCTTCACTCCCGAGGAGATGGAGAAGTACAGCAAACTCCAGCAGGCTGCACAGCAGCACATCCAGCAGCAGCTTCTAGCCAAGCAAGTAAAAGCCTTTCCAGCCTCtgctgccctggccccagccactccagcccTGCAGCCCATCCACATTCAGCAGCCGGCCACAGCCTCTGCCACCTCCATCACAACTGTTCAGCATGCCATCCTACAGCATcacgccgcagcagctgctgctgccattggcattcacccccaccctcatccccagCCACTTGCCCAAGTACATCATATTCCCCAGCCCCACCTGACACCCATTTCCTTGTCCCACCTCACTCACTCAATCATCCCTGGCCACCCTGCCACCTTTCTCGCTAGCCATCCCATTCACATCATTCCTGCCTCAGCCATCCATCCTGGACCCTTCACCTTCCACCCTGTCCCACATGCTGCCCTCTATCCTACCCTACTTGCCCCACGGCCTGCTgcagcagctgccactgcccTCCACCTTCACCCACTTCTTCACCCCATCTTCTCAGGTCAGGACCTGCAGCACCCCCCTGGCCATGGCACATGA
- the GPATCH8 gene encoding G patch domain-containing protein 8 isoform X1, whose translation MADRFSRFNEDRDFQGNHFDQYEEGHLEIEQASLDKPIESDNIGHRLLQKHGWKLGQGLGKSLQGRTDPIPIVFKYDVMGMGRMEMELDYAEDATERRRVLEVEKEDTEELRQKYKDYVDKEKAIAKALEDLRANFYCELCDKQYQKHQEFDNHINSYDHAHKQRLKDLKQREFARNVSSRSRKDEKKQEKALRRLHELAEQRKQAECAPGSGPMFRPTTVAIDEEGGDDDKDESATNSGISVPATCGLGSECSTDKGGPFTAVQITTTTGLAPAPGLVSQGVSFGIKNNLGTPLQKLGVSFSFAKKAPVKLESIASVFKDHAEEGNSEDGTKADEKGSDQGLQKVGDSDASSNLDGKKEDEDPQDGGSLASTLSKLKRMKREEGAGATEPEYYHYIPPAHCKVKPNFPFLLFMRASEQMEGDNNTHPKNALESKKSNSPKPKRFSKVAASQGEKTVSEVSEQQAETSVAEPSEPGSKAETKKASGGDISEQSIESQSQKSSGIQICESNPSKETSQTTPPGKESREGPKHPTGPFFPVLSKDESTALQWPSELLIFTKAEPSISYSCNPLYFDFKLSRNKDARAKGTEKPKDIGGSSKAHLHGLDPGESNKSKEGGEKAEHSSGDRMDAPASGSSCRGLNKQEPGGNHGSETEDTGRSLPGKKERSGKSHRHKKKKKHKKSSKHKRKHKADPEDKSSKVESGEKSKKRKKRKRKKNKSAPADSERGPKPEPPGSGSPAPPRRRRRAQDDSQRRSLPGEEGSSGKKDEGGGGGSSQDHGGRKHKGEPPTSSCQRRASTKRSSRSSHRSRPSSGDEDSDDVSSRRLHQKSPSQYSEEEEEEEEEDSGSEHSHSRSRSGRRHSSHRSSQRSYSSSSEASSDQSCYSRQHSYSDDSYSDYSDRSRRHSKRSHDSDDSDYTSSKHRSKRHKYSSSDDYSLSCSQSRSRSRSHTRDRSRSRGRSRSSSCSRSRSKRRSRSTTAHSWQRSRSYSRDRSRSTRSPSQRSGSRKGSWGHESPEERRSGRRDFIRSKIYRSQSPHYFRSGRGEGHEKKEDGRGDDSKGTGLPAQNSNVGTGRGSESDCSPEDKNSLTAKLLLEKIQSRKVERKPSVSEEVLATPNKAGLKLKDPPQGYFGPKLPPSLGNKPVLPLIGKLPATRKPNTKKCEESGLERGEEQEQSETEEGPPGNSDAAFGHQYPSAETAGSLSDPPPEEPKSEEATTANHPVAPLGTPVHSDCYPGDPAISHNYLPDPSDGDTLESLDSGSQPGPVESSLLPIVPELEHFSSYAPPSGEPSIESADGAEDASLAPLESQPITFTPEEMEKYSKLQQAAQQHIQQQLLAKQVKAFPASAALAPATPALQPIHIQQPATASATSITTVQHAILQHHAAAAAAAIGIHPHPHPQPLAQVHHIPQPHLTPISLSHLTHSIIPGHPATFLASHPIHIIPASAIHPGPFTFHPVPHAALYPTLLAPRPAAAAATALHLHPLLHPIFSGQDLQHPPGHGT comes from the exons CTCGATTATGCCGAAGATGCTACCGAACGGCGCCGTGTCCTAGAAGTGGAAAAAGAAGACACAGAAGAATTAAGACAGAAGTACAAG GATTATGTTGACAAAGAGAAGGCAATTGCTAAAGCGTTGGAAGACCTCAGAGCCAACTTTTACTGTGAACTCTGTGATAAGCAATATCAGAAACATCAGGAGTTTGACAACCATATCAATTCCTATGATCATGCACACAAACAG AGATTGAAAGATCTCAAGCAGAGAGAGTTTGCTCGAAATGTTTCTTCGAGATCCCGCAAGGAtgagaagaaacaggaaaaagcCCTTCGGCGTCTCCATGAGTTGGCAGAGCAAAGAAAACAAGCTGAATG TGCACCTGGAAGTGGTCCTATGTTCAGACCAACCACAGTGGCTATAGATGAAGAAGGTGGAGATGATGATAAAGATGAATCAGCTACAAATAGTGGCATAAGTGTCCCTGCCACTTGTGGACTAGGATCTGAATGCTCCACAGACAAAGGAGGCCCTTTCACTGCAGTACAAATCACTACTACCACTGGACTGGCACCGGCTCCTGGCTTAGTCTCCCAAGGTGTCAGCTTTGGCATTAAGAATAACCTGGGTACCCCGTTGCAAAAATTGGGAGTGTCATTTTCCTTTGCCAAGAAAGCTCCTGTCAAACTCGAATCAATAGCATCAGTTTTCAAGGACCACGCAGAGGAAGGGAACTCTGAAGATGGAACAAAAGCTGATGAGAAGGGTTCTGACCAAGGACTGCAGAAGGTGGGAGATTCTGATGCTAGTAGTAATCTCGATGGCAAAAAAGAGGACGAAGACCCTCAGGATGGAGGGTCCCTTGCCTCAACATTATCTAAGTTAAAAAGAATGAAGCGAGAAGAAGGAGCTGGGGCAACAGAGCCAGAGTATTACCACTACATCCCCCCAGCACACTGCAAAGTAAAACCTaattttcccttcctcctctttatGAGAGCTAGTGAACAAATGGAAGGTGATAATAATACACACCCAAAGAATGCCCTAGAGAGCAAAAAAAGCAATTCTCCCAAGCCTAAACGCTTCAGCAAGGTGGCAGCAAGCCAAGGAGAAAAGACTGTTAGTGAAGTCTCGGAGCAGCAGGCGGAAACCAGTGTGGCTGAGCCCTCAGAACCTGGAAGCAAAGCTGAAACAAAGAAGGCTTCAGGAGGAGACATAAGTGAGCAGAGTATAGAGAGTCAGAGTCAGAAGTCTTCAGGTATCCAGATTTGTGAGTCTAACCCTTCTAAAGAAACCTCTCAGACCACCCCACCAGGGAAAGAAAGCCGTGAGGGACCCAAACATCCTACTGGTCCCTTCTTTCCAGTCTTGAGCAAAGATGAAAGCACTGCCCTCCAGTGGCCATCAGAACTATTAATTTTCACCAAGGCAGAACCCTCCATTTCATACAGTTGTAACCCTTTATACTTTGACTTTAAACTTTCAAGGAACAAAGATGCCAGAGCTAAAGGGACAGAAAAACCAAAGGACATAGGaggctcctcaaaggcccatctCCACGGCCTTGATCCTGGTGAGTCAAATAAAagtaaggaaggaggagagaaagcagaACATTCCTCAGGAGATAGAATGGATGCACCTGCTTCAGGATCTTCCTGTCGCGGCCTGAATAAGCAGGAGCCTGGTGGCAACCATGGATCAGAAacagaagacacagggagaagccTTCCTGGCAAGAAAGAACGATCTGGGAAGTCCCACcgacacaaaaagaaaaagaaacacaaaaaatcCAGCAAACACAAACGGAAACACAAGGCTGACCCAGAAGACAAAAGCTCTAAGGTGGAATCTGGGGAGAAGTCTAAGAAGCGCAAGAAACGAAAACGAAAGAAGAATAAGTCAGCCCCGGCAGATTCTGAACGGGGACCCAAACCAGAACCCCCTGGGAGTGGTAGCCCTGCACCACCAAGAAGACGGCGGCGAGCCCAAGATGATTCCCAGCGGAGATCCCTCCCAGGTGAAGAAGGGAGCAGTGGCAAGAAGGatgaaggtggaggtggtggcAGCTCTCAAGATCATGGTGGGAGGAAACATAAAGGTGAACCTCCGACTTCATCCTGCCAGCGAAGAGCTAGCACCAAACGGAGCAGCCGGTCCAGCCATCGGAGTCGACCCAGCAGTGGAGATGAGGATAGTGATGATGTTTCATCACGCCGGCTGCACCAGAAGTCTCCATCCCAGtacagtgaggaggaggaggaggaggaagaggaagactcGGGCAGTGAGCATTCCCATAGCCGCTCACGGTCTGGCCGGCGCCATTCCTCACACCGTTCCTCCCAGCGTTCTTACTCAAGTAGCTCAGAGGCTTCTTCAGACCAGAGCTGCTATAGTAGGCAGCACAGTTATTCTGATGACAGCTATAGTGACTACAGTGACCGATCACGAAGGCACTCAAAGCGCTCCCATGACTCTGATGACTCAGACTACACCAGCTCCAAGCACCGGTCCAAACGGCACAAATACTCCTCTTCCGATGACTATAGCCTCAGTTGCAGCCAGTCCCGAAGCCGGTCTCGGAGTCATACCAGAGACCGCTCAAGATCCCGGGGCCGCAGCCGCAGCAGTAGTTGCAGCCGCAGCCGGAGCAAACGGAGAAGCCGTAGTACCACAGCCCATAGCTGGCAGCGAAGCCGGAGCTATAGCCGGGACCGCAGCCGCAGCACCAGAAGCCCTTCCCAGAGATCAGGCTCTAGGAAAGGATCATGGGGTCACGAGAGCCCTGAGGAGAGGCGTTCTGGTCGTCGAGACTTCATTCGCTCTAAAATCTACCGCTCCCAGTCTCCTCATTATTTCCGATCAGGTCGGGGAGAAGGCCATGAGAAAAAGGAAGATGGCAGAGGAGATGATAGTAAAGGGACAGGCCTACCCGCTCAGAACAGCAATGTTGGCACAGGAAGGGGATCAGAGAGTGACTGCAGCCCTGAAGATAAGAACTCTCTCACTGCCAAACTTCTACTGGAGAAGATCCAGTCAAGGAAAGTGGAGAGGAAACCCAGTGTAAGTGAGGAGGTGCTGGCCACCCCAAATAAAGCTGGGCTCAAGCTCAAGGACCCGCCACAAGGTTACTTTGGGCCCAAGCTCCCCCCCTCTCTTGGCAATAAGCCTGTCCTTCCACTGATAGGGAAACTCCCAGCTACCCGAAAGCCCAACACCAAGAAATGTGAAGAGTCTGGCTTAGAAAGAGGGGAGGAGCAAGAACAGTCAGAGACAGAAGAAGGGCCTCCAGGGAATAGTGATGCCGCCTTTGGACATCAGTACCCCTCAGCGGAAACAGCTGGCTCCTTATCAGACCCACCTCCAGAAGAGCCAAAATCTGAAGAAGCTACTACTGCTAATCACCCTGTGGCTCCACTAGGCACCCCAGTGCACTCTGATTGCTATCCTGGGGACCCAGCCATCTCCCATAACTACCTCCCTGACCCCAGCGATGGGGACACCCTAGAATCCTTGGATAGTGGCAGTCAACCAGGCCCTGTGGAATCTAGCTTGCTGCCAATAGTGCCGGAACTTGAGCACTTCTCCAGTTATGCACCTCCCAGTGGGGAGCCTAGTATTGAGTCAGCTGATGGGGCAGAGGATGCTTCCCTGGCCCCCCTGGAAAGCCAGCCCATCACCTTCACTCCCGAGGAGATGGAGAAGTACAGCAAACTCCAGCAGGCTGCACAGCAGCACATCCAGCAGCAGCTTCTAGCCAAGCAAGTAAAAGCCTTTCCAGCCTCtgctgccctggccccagccactccagcccTGCAGCCCATCCACATTCAGCAGCCGGCCACAGCCTCTGCCACCTCCATCACAACTGTTCAGCATGCCATCCTACAGCATcacgccgcagcagctgctgctgccattggcattcacccccaccctcatccccagCCACTTGCCCAAGTACATCATATTCCCCAGCCCCACCTGACACCCATTTCCTTGTCCCACCTCACTCACTCAATCATCCCTGGCCACCCTGCCACCTTTCTCGCTAGCCATCCCATTCACATCATTCCTGCCTCAGCCATCCATCCTGGACCCTTCACCTTCCACCCTGTCCCACATGCTGCCCTCTATCCTACCCTACTTGCCCCACGGCCTGCTgcagcagctgccactgcccTCCACCTTCACCCACTTCTTCACCCCATCTTCTCAGGTCAGGACCTGCAGCACCCCCCTGGCCATGGCACATGA